A window of the Streptomyces luomodiensis genome harbors these coding sequences:
- a CDS encoding P-II family nitrogen regulator, producing MKLITAVVKPHRLDEIKEALQAFGVQGLTVTEASGYGRQRGHTEVYRGAEYTVDLVPKVRIEVLAEDDDADDLIDVVVKAARTGKIGDGKVWSVPVETAVRVRTGERGPDAL from the coding sequence GTGAAGCTCATCACCGCGGTAGTGAAGCCGCACCGACTCGACGAGATCAAGGAAGCGCTTCAGGCGTTCGGCGTCCAGGGGCTGACCGTCACCGAGGCCAGCGGCTACGGCCGGCAGCGCGGCCACACCGAGGTCTACCGGGGCGCGGAGTACACCGTCGACCTGGTGCCCAAGGTGCGCATCGAGGTGCTGGCCGAGGACGACGACGCCGATGACCTCATCGACGTCGTGGTCAAGGCCGCCCGCACCGGAAAGATCGGGGACGGCAAGGTCTGGAGCGTCCCCGTCGAGACCGCGGTCCGGGTCCGCACCGGCGAGCGCGGTCCGGACGCCCTCTGA